The proteins below come from a single Treponema phagedenis genomic window:
- a CDS encoding SH3 domain-containing protein, which produces MQANKFFYKLSFICIIGFFLFGLTSCSDRIGYGVVNWSSLEPPLTAGDIVPVYVRSNISKVYIIGIEKQKLEVPLWQLSFFTSMKEAQAYVDKTNEYRYTYANAKIDGLPLRAKAENTAKQVYRLRQGQTVKILWKGAGEPVIARDKQLEGEWFEVMTNDGTTGWCFSYNLQIFDERESAVGQETHDDSANDPALQAVFTKNWYPESYRKMILKKQINIEEMATDWGFAPGEKKGVAKVEIKNDRFSFPYSKLTKTNTNTYLFEGSSLSMQIRDENTVVLQFIDNNGKPRTETFITLEKTPEEIITEEQERRAAILKNLYLAGPVFRSKNYGKLEFQDNNKFIWNGAKALSPAIIPKNSGYSGYIAVRFFIDSSVKSEYKGVLSFDFDGASEWVNFLYVLSGDSLKLEYIDSANIQDGVVVRRNLNPVILFFQSEGEKH; this is translated from the coding sequence ATGCAAGCTAATAAATTCTTTTATAAACTATCTTTTATTTGTATAATCGGATTTTTTCTTTTTGGTCTTACTTCCTGCTCGGATAGAATTGGTTATGGTGTTGTAAACTGGTCTTCCCTGGAACCTCCGTTAACGGCCGGCGATATAGTGCCTGTGTATGTGCGCTCGAATATTTCAAAAGTATATATTATCGGCATAGAAAAACAAAAACTAGAAGTTCCTTTATGGCAACTCAGTTTTTTTACTTCCATGAAAGAAGCTCAAGCCTATGTTGATAAAACAAATGAATATCGTTATACGTATGCAAATGCAAAAATTGACGGTCTCCCTTTGCGCGCAAAGGCCGAAAACACCGCCAAGCAGGTATATCGATTGCGACAGGGGCAAACGGTTAAAATTCTATGGAAAGGCGCCGGAGAGCCTGTTATTGCACGCGATAAACAGTTGGAAGGCGAGTGGTTCGAAGTAATGACCAATGACGGTACAACCGGCTGGTGTTTCTCGTATAATTTACAAATATTTGATGAAAGAGAGTCTGCTGTCGGACAGGAAACTCATGACGATTCAGCTAACGATCCTGCTTTGCAAGCTGTTTTTACAAAAAATTGGTACCCTGAAAGTTACCGAAAAATGATTTTAAAAAAACAAATAAATATTGAAGAGATGGCAACTGATTGGGGATTTGCTCCCGGAGAAAAAAAAGGTGTTGCAAAAGTAGAGATAAAAAATGATCGTTTTTCTTTTCCATACTCAAAACTTACCAAAACAAATACCAACACTTATTTATTTGAAGGCTCTTCTCTTTCTATGCAAATCAGAGATGAAAATACGGTAGTCTTGCAGTTTATTGATAACAACGGAAAACCCAGAACCGAAACTTTTATCACTTTAGAAAAAACTCCTGAAGAAATTATTACCGAAGAACAAGAGCGGCGAGCAGCAATTTTAAAAAATCTCTATCTTGCGGGACCTGTGTTCCGCTCAAAAAATTATGGTAAATTGGAATTTCAGGATAACAATAAATTTATTTGGAACGGTGCAAAGGCTTTATCTCCGGCAATTATTCCCAAGAATTCCGGATACTCAGGTTATATTGCAGTACGATTTTTCATTGACTCTTCGGTAAAATCTGAATATAAGGGAGTGCTTTCCTTTGACTTTGACGGCGCCTCCGAGTGGGTCAACTTTTTATATGTGCTTTCCGGAGACAGCTTAAAACTTGAATACATCGATTCCGCAAATATACAAGACGGAGTTGTCGTAAGAAGAAATTTAAATCCGGTGATTCTCTTTTTTCAATCCGAAGGCGAAAAGCACTAA
- a CDS encoding GNAT family N-acetyltransferase has protein sequence MDFIHQKNRIYATDSEGKTIAEVTFPDISEREVMIDHTFVDSSLRGQGIADKLIREVIAVATKQNKKIEPVCSYAKTWFENNPDYKNICTE, from the coding sequence ATGGATTTTATACATCAGAAAAACAGGATTTATGCAACCGATAGCGAAGGGAAAACAATCGCAGAGGTTACTTTTCCCGATATTTCCGAAAGGGAAGTTATGATCGACCATACCTTTGTAGATTCTTCACTGCGAGGACAAGGTATTGCCGATAAGTTAATACGCGAAGTTATCGCAGTCGCAACAAAGCAAAATAAAAAAATTGAGCCTGTGTGCTCATATGCAAAAACGTGGTTTGAAAATAATCCTGATTATAAAAACATTTGTACCGAGTAA
- a CDS encoding cytidylate kinase family protein has protein sequence MAIITISRQIASYGDETAAELAKLLGYEFVDRKSLEADLIKLGVPESSLQKYDEKKPTFWASLLRDRDEYFDYLREAVYEHAQKGNTIFIGRGGFALLRGIPGCYSVRLVASEHTRVERLMNEFNWPEKKAKELMIESDTNREGFHKCFFNVVHDDPAVHHIVINTDFVDHKTAANIIKYACSQTVSAKEEEKGGEHIADLLHGQKIINHIAFDLKLPIYFLDAEVSETEIVLHGVADSASLIEQALVVANDMAKGKPVRSSISMVNEYKPYP, from the coding sequence ATGGCAATTATTACAATCTCTCGACAAATAGCATCGTACGGGGACGAAACCGCAGCAGAACTTGCAAAATTATTGGGTTATGAATTTGTAGATAGAAAATCCCTTGAAGCGGATTTGATAAAGCTCGGTGTCCCGGAATCAAGCTTACAAAAATACGATGAGAAAAAGCCGACGTTTTGGGCTTCGCTTTTGCGCGACCGCGATGAATATTTTGATTATTTGCGCGAGGCAGTTTATGAGCATGCACAAAAGGGAAATACAATTTTCATCGGCAGGGGCGGCTTTGCCCTTCTTCGAGGTATTCCCGGTTGTTATTCGGTTCGTCTGGTAGCCTCCGAGCATACGCGAGTAGAGCGATTGATGAATGAATTTAATTGGCCTGAAAAAAAAGCAAAAGAACTCATGATCGAAAGTGATACCAATAGAGAAGGGTTTCATAAATGCTTTTTTAATGTAGTACATGATGATCCCGCCGTTCATCATATTGTAATCAATACCGACTTTGTTGATCATAAAACAGCCGCGAACATTATTAAGTATGCCTGCTCACAAACCGTTTCTGCGAAGGAAGAAGAGAAGGGGGGGGAGCATATTGCAGATCTTTTGCACGGGCAAAAAATTATCAATCATATTGCTTTTGACCTAAAGCTTCCCATTTATTTTTTGGATGCAGAGGTTTCGGAGACTGAAATTGTCTTACACGGAGTGGCTGATTCTGCATCACTTATTGAACAAGCACTTGTTGTTGCAAACGATATGGCAAAAGGGAAACCGGTTCGCTCAAGCATCAGTATGGTAAACGAATATAAGCCATATCCTTAA
- a CDS encoding NUDIX hydrolase, translated as MKNIHDLCWAPQGSKEICETRVFTVKEIESLSPKNEKKTFVSIFAPEWVIVIPRIVDSTGTAYFLMVTQWRHGSAALSTEFPGGVVDKGETPEQAGLRELLEETGKEAVHIEPLGILYPNPAIMQNRSHVFLADCGEKTVAKHLDPDEFLESEAFPVHEILKKLGQPPFDHALMCSAMFLYLQKYGKLS; from the coding sequence ATGAAAAATATTCATGACTTGTGTTGGGCTCCCCAAGGAAGTAAAGAAATCTGTGAAACAAGGGTTTTTACCGTGAAAGAAATTGAAAGTCTTTCTCCCAAAAATGAGAAAAAGACATTTGTATCAATTTTTGCACCCGAATGGGTAATTGTTATCCCGAGGATTGTAGATTCAACAGGGACTGCATATTTTTTGATGGTAACTCAATGGAGACACGGCTCTGCCGCTTTAAGTACGGAATTTCCCGGCGGTGTGGTGGATAAGGGGGAAACGCCTGAGCAGGCAGGACTGCGGGAGCTTTTAGAAGAAACCGGGAAAGAAGCTGTTCATATTGAACCGCTGGGAATTCTGTATCCTAATCCCGCAATTATGCAAAATCGCTCCCATGTTTTTTTAGCCGATTGCGGAGAAAAAACCGTTGCCAAGCATTTGGATCCGGATGAGTTTTTAGAAAGCGAAGCGTTCCCTGTGCATGAAATTCTAAAAAAACTCGGACAACCGCCTTTTGATCATGCGCTTATGTGTTCCGCAATGTTTTTATATTTGCAAAAATACGGAAAACTAAGCTGA
- a CDS encoding diphosphate--fructose-6-phosphate 1-phosphotransferase — translation MKLSVLQKARYEYQPKLPAALKQALDLISMKIGEATKSVADQEEVKALFPATYGRPLVTFRSGASSPNRNPLRVGVILSGGQAPGGHNVIAGLFDGLKKGNADSKLFGFLNGPAGLIDGKYKEIDAAFIDEYRNTGGFDIIGSGRTKIETDAQVASSLEVAKKMKLDAVVIIGGDDSNTNAALLAEHFIKADLKTQVIGVPKTIDGDLKNDMIETSFGFDTATKTYSELIGNIARDANSAKKYWHFIKLMGRSASHIALECALSTQPNVCLISEEIENEKKTLGQITQYLCDIIAKRAENEENFGIVLIPEGLIEFIPEMKTLISELNDAMAKHADEFTRLKTFAEEYAWVEKTLSKTSVQVFASLPEEISKQLLMDRDPHGNVQVSRIETEKLLLGLVQKELAARKNAGTYKGSFSGYTHFFGYEGRCAFPSNFDADYCYSLGFTAFLLIAQGLTGYLSSVRNLTAPADEWQAGGVPLTMMMNMEQRHGSKKPVIKKALVELDGKPFQEFAKNRDKWAITTSYLYPGAIQYYGPTEVCDAASKTLQLEQGKAKR, via the coding sequence ATGAAATTATCAGTATTACAAAAAGCTCGGTATGAGTATCAGCCAAAACTTCCGGCTGCTTTAAAACAAGCATTGGATTTAATCTCAATGAAAATAGGCGAAGCAACTAAGTCCGTTGCGGATCAGGAAGAGGTAAAGGCGCTTTTTCCTGCAACATATGGGAGGCCGCTTGTTACCTTCCGTTCAGGAGCAAGTTCCCCAAACAGGAATCCTTTACGCGTCGGCGTAATTCTTTCAGGCGGACAAGCTCCCGGCGGTCATAATGTTATTGCCGGCTTATTTGACGGACTCAAAAAAGGGAATGCCGATTCAAAACTCTTTGGCTTCTTAAACGGTCCGGCAGGTTTAATTGATGGAAAATACAAAGAAATTGATGCCGCATTTATCGATGAATATCGAAATACGGGAGGCTTTGACATTATCGGATCAGGCAGAACAAAAATTGAAACCGATGCACAAGTCGCATCATCTTTGGAAGTTGCAAAAAAAATGAAACTTGATGCGGTTGTGATTATCGGCGGAGATGATTCAAATACCAATGCAGCCCTGCTTGCCGAACATTTTATAAAGGCGGACTTAAAAACACAGGTTATCGGTGTGCCGAAAACCATTGACGGCGACTTAAAAAATGACATGATAGAAACCTCATTCGGGTTTGATACCGCAACAAAAACCTACTCGGAGCTTATCGGAAATATTGCACGCGATGCTAACTCCGCAAAAAAATACTGGCATTTTATTAAACTGATGGGAAGATCTGCAAGCCATATTGCACTTGAATGCGCACTCAGCACGCAGCCGAATGTCTGTCTCATATCGGAAGAGATTGAAAACGAAAAGAAAACTCTCGGTCAAATTACGCAGTACCTTTGTGACATCATTGCAAAGCGTGCCGAAAACGAAGAAAACTTCGGAATTGTCTTGATTCCTGAAGGGTTAATTGAATTTATTCCGGAAATGAAAACCCTCATTTCGGAACTGAATGATGCAATGGCAAAACATGCGGATGAATTTACGCGTTTAAAAACTTTTGCCGAAGAATACGCATGGGTTGAAAAAACTCTCTCCAAAACTTCAGTGCAGGTTTTTGCATCCTTACCTGAAGAAATTTCAAAGCAGTTATTAATGGACAGAGACCCGCACGGAAACGTACAAGTTTCTCGTATAGAAACGGAAAAACTTTTGCTTGGGCTTGTGCAAAAAGAACTTGCGGCAAGAAAAAATGCAGGTACCTATAAAGGCTCCTTTTCGGGCTACACACACTTTTTCGGCTATGAAGGACGCTGCGCCTTTCCGTCAAACTTTGATGCGGACTACTGCTACTCGCTTGGCTTTACTGCCTTCCTGCTGATTGCGCAAGGATTGACCGGCTATCTTTCTTCGGTTCGCAACCTGACCGCTCCCGCAGACGAGTGGCAGGCAGGCGGCGTTCCGCTCACCATGATGATGAACATGGAGCAGCGGCACGGCAGCAAAAAACCCGTTATCAAAAAGGCACTGGTCGAACTTGACGGCAAACCCTTTCAAGAGTTTGCAAAAAATCGGGACAAGTGGGCAATTACCACAAGCTACCTGTATCCCGGAGCCATTCAGTATTACGGCCCGACGGAAGTTTGCGATGCCGCTTCAAAAACATTACAGCTTGAACAAGGCAAGGCTAAACGCTAA
- a CDS encoding single-stranded DNA-binding protein, which produces MSSLNSLIIEGNVVRDPVVKTSPKGTAICNFSIAANRYYRTNDKTSQETSYFDIETWAKLAELCGENCVKGCGVRVVGRLKQDRWVGTDGKNYSKIKVIAEHVEFKPRFKNAEVPRHAQEELSPAEEVTF; this is translated from the coding sequence ATGAGTTCACTTAATTCGCTTATTATTGAAGGAAATGTTGTACGGGATCCTGTAGTAAAAACAAGTCCGAAAGGAACCGCTATTTGCAATTTTTCGATTGCCGCAAATCGTTATTATCGAACTAATGATAAAACTTCACAGGAAACATCATATTTCGATATTGAAACATGGGCAAAACTTGCCGAGCTTTGCGGAGAAAATTGTGTAAAAGGTTGCGGCGTGCGTGTGGTTGGAAGACTCAAGCAAGATCGATGGGTTGGCACGGACGGCAAAAATTACAGCAAGATAAAAGTAATTGCCGAACATGTTGAGTTTAAACCTCGGTTTAAAAATGCTGAGGTACCGCGACACGCGCAGGAAGAACTTTCGCCTGCAGAGGAGGTTACATTTTAA